The Paenibacillus spongiae nucleotide sequence GCTCCATCCTCGTTTACGGACTTTACTTCCAAAGGTTTCCTCGATCGACGATCGTCCGGGCTCCGATCTTCAACCGATTCGTGCAGCCCAGGGCCCGATCTTATTAAGGATAACAAAGAAGATCCCTTGCAGACAGAACGCTGGCCCGCAAGAGGATCACTTTATTCAAAGTGTCCGTCTTGAGGGTAACCGTTCATCCGGAGGGATCTTGTTCTCCTATTGGATCTATATAGTGCCTTGAACCATACGTTGGTTAGCTCTGCTCCTCTGCTTTCGCCAGAGGATGCTTAGCCGCTTTCACGTCCAGACGCTCGACAACCGTGCTGATGACGAAGTCCGGCGGCTGTTGATTCCGGCTGTTGCGATGCCCTTCGATATGCGCCGGGCTCTTCTCCCATCTCTTCCAGGCTTCTTCCGACTCCCATCGAACCATGACGACGACCTGCTCCTCCTCGTCATTCCTGCGGCCTTTCTTGGCGCTTACGGTCAAATCGATAAAGCCCTCGATTTCCGTCATCGGTCCGCCGGGCTGGCTGAAACGCTCGATCACCTTGTCTGAGTAACCCGCCTTGACGGTAATTGTTCTCATCTGAATAAGTATGCGAATCTCCTCCTCCAATCGAACTTGCTGCCGCAACCATTCTTATCCATTATATTGATAACGATTCTCATTGTCAATTATTAAAAAGAGTGAGAAGAGCGGCTGCGATGCCCGACCGCTTCTCACTCCGTCCATTAACTGTGGACGCGAAGAATGATTTTGCCCGTGTTCTTGTTCTGCTCCATATAATCATGCGCTTCGCCGGCTTGTTCCCAATCCCATACCGAGTCTATGACCGGCTTCAGGCGGCCGTCCTCGAAGCGGGGCATGGCGAAGGCCGCGAACAGCTGCGTAAGACGAA carries:
- a CDS encoding antibiotic biosynthesis monooxygenase family protein, giving the protein MRQQVRLEEEIRILIQMRTITVKAGYSDKVIERFSQPGGPMTEIEGFIDLTVSAKKGRRNDEEEQVVVMVRWESEEAWKRWEKSPAHIEGHRNSRNQQPPDFVISTVVERLDVKAAKHPLAKAEEQS